A part of Oncorhynchus clarkii lewisi isolate Uvic-CL-2024 chromosome 17, UVic_Ocla_1.0, whole genome shotgun sequence genomic DNA contains:
- the LOC139371393 gene encoding protein ILRUN-like: MEGMDIDLDPEFVQKFNCMGTTDKDVLISEFQRLLGFQVNPAGCAFFLDMSNWNLQAAIGAYYDVESPSINTPSMSFVEDVTIGEGESVPPDTPFTKTWRIQNTGADSWPPGVCLKYIGGDQFGHVNIVMVRCLEPQEISDVSVQMRSPAAPGMYQGQWRMCTPTGLFYGDVIWVILSVEVGGLLGVTQQLSCFETEFNTQPHRNVEGDFNPFASPQKSKHDAGDDNNFKEPGGAWEGRQDAIQQDENGLSHNAVNRASNGLQNNLSVVTYSQGVHGPYPLGQS, translated from the exons ATGGAGGGCATGGACATAGACCTGGACCCGGAGTTCGTTCAGAAATTCAACTGCATGGGCACCACTGACAAGGACGTCCTCATCTCAGAGTTCCAAAGACTGCTGGGGTTCCAGGTCAACCCGGCAGGATGCGCTTTCTTCCTTGACATGAGCAACTG GAATCTACAGGCAGCCATCGGTGCCTATTATGATGTTGAGAGTCCCAGCATCAACACACCATCCATGTCCTTTGTGGAGGATGTGACGATTGGTGAGGGAGAGTCTGTTCCCCCCGACACACCATTCACAAAGACCTggaggatacagaacacag GTGCAGATTCCTGGCCACCTGGGGTATGTCTGAAGTACATTGGAGGGGACCAGTTTGGCCACGTCAACATAGTGATGGTGCGCTGTCTGGAACCCCAGGAGATCTCAGACGTCAGTGTGCAGATGCGTAGCCCCGCAGCGCCCGGCATGTACCAGGGCCAATGGAGGATGTGCACACCCACAGGGCTGTTTTACGGAG ACGTCATCTGGGTGATCCTCAGCGTGGAGGTGGGTGGTCTTTTGGGCGTGACACAGCAGCTTTCCTGCTTCGAGACAGAGTTCAACACCCAGCCGCACCGCAACGTAGAGGGAGACTTCAACCCTTTTGCCTCGCCACAGAAGAGCAAACACGACGCCGGAGACGACAACAACTTCAAAGAGCCTGGAGGAGCCTGGGAGGGCAGGCAGGACGCCATCCAGCAAGATGAAAACGGACTGTCTCACAATGCTGTAAATAGAGCATCGAATGGGCTACAAAACAATCTGTCAGTAGTGACTTACAGTCAG gGTGTTCATGGACCCTATCCGTTAGGCCAGAGTTAG